Proteins from one Setaria italica strain Yugu1 chromosome V, Setaria_italica_v2.0, whole genome shotgun sequence genomic window:
- the LOC101776912 gene encoding uncharacterized protein LOC101776912 isoform X1 translates to MSTRLGGAPCGCFGFTRLPLPAARLRLPPARAADTSASQSPARLRGVLEQVDEALSKGNDEAALFLVHGSQGEDGGLRGFGAARQVPQRLYKLDELKLNGIDTSAFLSPVDLTLGSIERNLQIAAVLGGLSISAALEISQLQILFLVLGLLSLWSVDFVYFGGGVRNLILDTIGHYLSQKYHNRVIQHEAGHFLIAYLLGVLPKGYTITSLDTLIKQGSLNVQAGTAFVDYEFLEEINTGKLSATMLNKFSCIALAGIATEYLLYGVAEGGLADINKLDGLLKSLGFTQKKADSQVRWAVLNTVLMLRRHEKARSQLAEAMSSGKSVGTCIEVIEGNINTDDI, encoded by the exons ATGAGCACGAGGCTAGGAGGAGCGCCCTGCGGCTGCTTCGGCTTCACCCGGCTGCCGCTCCCCGCCGCTAGGCTCCGGttgccgcctgctcgcgccgcGGACACCTCCGCCTCCCAGTCGCCGGCGCGGCTGAGAGGGGTGCTGGAGCAGGTGGACGAGGCGCTAAGCAAGGGGAACGACGAGGCCGCGCTCTTCCTCGTGCACGGCTCGCAGGGGGAGGACGGCGGGCTCCGGGGCTTTGGCGCCGCGAGGCAG GTACCTCAACGACTTTATAAATTGGATGAACTTAAGCTAAATGGGATTGATACTTCTGCTTTCCTATCGCCCGTGGATCTGACATTGGGATCAATCGAGAGAAATCTCCAAATTGCTGCAGTTCTCGGAGGGCTTTCTATATCAGCTGCATTAGAGATTTCTCAGCTCCAAATCCTGTTTCTTGTACTAGGTCTATTGTCTTTGTGGTCTGTGGACTTT GTATATTTTGGTGGAGGGGTGAGAAACTTGATTCTTGACACAATTGGACACTATCTTAGCCAGAAGTATCACAACAGAGTTATTCAG CATGAAGCTGGTCACTTCCTGATAGCATACTTGCTTGGTGTGCTTCCAAAAGGATATACAATTACAAGCTTGGATACACTTATCAAGCAAGGATCGCTTAACGTTCAAGCTGGAACAGCTTTTGTGGACTATGAGTTCCTTGAAGAG ATCAATACAGGCAAGCTATCTGCCACG ATGTTGAACAAGTTTTCATGCATAGCACTAGCTGGAATCGCAACAGAGTATCTTCTGTATGGAGTTGCAGAAGGAGGATTAGCTGACATCAACAAG CTTGATGGTTTGCTCAAGAGTTTGGGTTTCACCCAGAAGAAAGCTGATTCACAGGTGAGATGGGCTGTGCTGAATACTGTTCTCATGCTGCGGCGCCATGAAAAGGCTAGATCGCAGCTTGCAGAAGCAATGTCTTCTGGGAAGTCAGTAGGCACTTGCATCGAAGTCATAGAAGGGAATATAAACACTGACGATATTTAA
- the LOC101776912 gene encoding uncharacterized protein LOC101776912 isoform X2 — protein sequence MSTRLGGAPCGCFGFTRLPLPAARLRLPPARAADTSASQSPARLRGVLEQVDEALSKGNDEAALFLVHGSQGEDGGLRGFGAARQVYFGGGVRNLILDTIGHYLSQKYHNRVIQHEAGHFLIAYLLGVLPKGYTITSLDTLIKQGSLNVQAGTAFVDYEFLEEINTGKLSATMLNKFSCIALAGIATEYLLYGVAEGGLADINKLDGLLKSLGFTQKKADSQVRWAVLNTVLMLRRHEKARSQLAEAMSSGKSVGTCIEVIEGNINTDDI from the exons ATGAGCACGAGGCTAGGAGGAGCGCCCTGCGGCTGCTTCGGCTTCACCCGGCTGCCGCTCCCCGCCGCTAGGCTCCGGttgccgcctgctcgcgccgcGGACACCTCCGCCTCCCAGTCGCCGGCGCGGCTGAGAGGGGTGCTGGAGCAGGTGGACGAGGCGCTAAGCAAGGGGAACGACGAGGCCGCGCTCTTCCTCGTGCACGGCTCGCAGGGGGAGGACGGCGGGCTCCGGGGCTTTGGCGCCGCGAGGCAG GTATATTTTGGTGGAGGGGTGAGAAACTTGATTCTTGACACAATTGGACACTATCTTAGCCAGAAGTATCACAACAGAGTTATTCAG CATGAAGCTGGTCACTTCCTGATAGCATACTTGCTTGGTGTGCTTCCAAAAGGATATACAATTACAAGCTTGGATACACTTATCAAGCAAGGATCGCTTAACGTTCAAGCTGGAACAGCTTTTGTGGACTATGAGTTCCTTGAAGAG ATCAATACAGGCAAGCTATCTGCCACG ATGTTGAACAAGTTTTCATGCATAGCACTAGCTGGAATCGCAACAGAGTATCTTCTGTATGGAGTTGCAGAAGGAGGATTAGCTGACATCAACAAG CTTGATGGTTTGCTCAAGAGTTTGGGTTTCACCCAGAAGAAAGCTGATTCACAGGTGAGATGGGCTGTGCTGAATACTGTTCTCATGCTGCGGCGCCATGAAAAGGCTAGATCGCAGCTTGCAGAAGCAATGTCTTCTGGGAAGTCAGTAGGCACTTGCATCGAAGTCATAGAAGGGAATATAAACACTGACGATATTTAA